In Ascaphus truei isolate aAscTru1 unplaced genomic scaffold, aAscTru1.hap1 HAP1_SCAFFOLD_430, whole genome shotgun sequence, one genomic interval encodes:
- the LOC142484025 gene encoding glutathione S-transferase P 1-like encodes MPGYVLTYFPFRGRAEALRLLLADQGIPWTEDEVQMSDWFTSDLKKSAVFGQLPGLADGDFTLYQSNTILRYLGRKHAVTGGSDRESALIDMVNDGVEDLRQKFARLIFFDYESGKEKYIQNLPNQLAPFERILSQNSKGSKFLVGDKISYADYNLLDILQCHLDLSPGCLSSFPLLSAHHERLISRPKLSEYLKSDGRKRRPITPKHK; translated from the exons A TGCCTGGATATGTCCTGACATATTTCCCTTTCAGAG ggCGGGCGGAGGCCCTGCGGCTGCTGTTGGCGGACCAGGGGATCCCCTGGACAGAGGACGAGGTTCAGATGTCCGATTGGTTCACTAGTGATCTGAAGAAATCAGCG GTCTTCGGACAGCTCCCTGGGTTGGCGGACGGGGACTTCACGCTGTACCAAAGTAACACTATACTCCGATACCTGGGACGCAAACACG CGGTGACGGGGGGCAGTGACCGGGAGAGCGCGCTCATTGATATGGTGAATGATGGAGTAGAGGACCTGAGACAGAAGTTCGCGCGCCTGATCTTCTTTGACTAC GAATCCGGTAAAGAGAAGTATATTCAGAATTTGCCCAATCAGCTGGCTCCATTCGAGAGAATCCTTTCCCAGAATTCCAAGGGCTCAAAGTTCTTGGtgggagacaag ATCTCGTACGCGGATTATAACCTCCTGGACATCTTGCAATGTCACCTTGACCTGTCCCCAGGAtgtctctcttccttccccctcctctctgcgcACCATGAACGTCTCATCTCCCGACCCAAACTCAGCGAGTACCTGAAATCTGACGGACGCAAGAGACGCCCCATCACCCCCAAACACAAGTGA